The DNA segment CGGACGCCACGGTGGCCGTCATCAGCCACGACCGCTATTTCCTGGACAAGATCGCCACCGAGATCCTGGAGCTGGAACTGGGCCGGTCGCGCGTCTACGAAGGCAACTACTCCGAGTTCATGGAGAAGAAGGAGCAGGAGCTGGAGCTGCTCGAGCGGCACTACGAACAGCAGCAGACCTACATCAAGAAGCAGGAAGAATACATCCGCCGCAACATCGCCGGGCAGAACACCAAGCAGGCCCGGGGCCGTCGCACGCACCTCTCCAAGCTGGACCGCATCCAGAAGCCCTTGCAGGACCGCCGCAAGGTCAAGTTCAGCTTTCCGGAGACCCAGCGCAGCGGCGACGTGGCGCTGGTCCTGGAGAACGCCAGCGTGGGCTGGGGCGGGAAGCCCCTCTACGCGCCGGTGGAGCAGCTCCAGATCAAGCGCGGCCAGAAGCTGGGCATCGTGGGCCTCAACGGCACCGGCAAGTCCACGCTCCTGAAGGCCGTGGCGGAGGAGATCCCCTTCATCACCGGCCGCGCCCGCCTCGGCAGCCAAGTGAAGCTCGGCTACTTCGACCAGCACCACAAGAATCTGGATCAGCGGAACACGGTGTTCCAGCAGATCCACGGGGTGAATCCCCAGGCGGTGAAGCAGGACGTGCTGGGCTTCCTGGCCAAGTTCCAGTTCCGCGGGGACGACGTGGACAAGCCCGTCACCGCCCTTTCCGGCGGCGAACGGGCCCGGCTGAGCATCGCCACGCTGATCCGCCAGGGCGTGAACCTGCTGCTTCTGGACGAGCCCACGAACCACATGGACATCCCCAGCATGGAGGCCATGGAGGACACCATCCTGAGCTTCAGCGGAGCCGCCATCGTCGTGACCCACGACCGCTACCTGCTGGGCCGCGTGGCGGATTCCCTCCTCCGCATCCACGAGGGGAAGGCGGAGCTGCGCGAAGGCGGCTACGAGGATCATCAGGCCTGGGTGGACCTGGACCTGGGTGCCGAAGACGAAGCGGGCAGCGTGGAACCGGAACCTCCGAAGAAGGTGGAGAAGAAGCCGGAACCCCCCGTGAAGGCCGCCCCAGCGGCCAAGGCGCTCTCCCCCGCGAAACCGCAGGGCCCCATCGACAAGGACAAGCAGCGCGCGGTGAAGCGCTTCGAGAAGCACGTGGCCGAAGCTGAGGCCAAGGTGGGGGAGCTGGAAGCCCGCCTCGCCAGCATCCAGAAGGAGATGGCGACCATGGATCCCGCCGGCTGGCAGGCCTTCAGCGCCAAGCTGGACGCCCAGAAAGGGCTGGAAGCGGACCTCGCCTACGCCATGAGCGACTGGGAAGCTGCGCAAGGCGCGTTGGAAGAAGCCCAGCGCTGAGGCAGGAAGCACTGCCAGCCACCGATGAACCCCGATAAATGCTGATGAGCACCGATAAAGACGAGTTCTCCATCGGTGTTCATCTGATTTAATCGGCGTGGATCGGGGTTCCCGCTTTGACGTCTACGCCCAGGCCATCTCGGCGGTGAAGTGGCGGAGGTACTGGCTCTGCTTGACGAGTTTCACGCCGCGGATCTCCTTGGCTTTGGCCTTCACTTCGGCGATGACTTCGGCGGCGAAATCGAAGTGGCTCTGGGTGTACATCCGGCGGGGGAAGGCCAGGCGCACCAGCTCCATGCTGTGGAAGGTCTCGGTGCCGTCCTCCAGCCGCTTGCCGAACATGACGGATCCGATCTCCACGCCGCGGATCCCGCCCTCCAGGTAGAGGGCGTTGCACAGGGCCCACGCCGGATACTGCGCCACGGGCATGTCGGGCAGGACCGTCTTGGCGTCGATGTAGACCGCGTGGCCGCCGGTGGGCTTCACGAAGCCGACCCCCGCGGCCTCCAGCTTCTCGCCCAGGTATTCGGCGGTGCGGAGGCGGTAGCGCAGGTAGGACTCCTCCATGCCCTCCTCCAGGCCCACGGCCAGGGCTTCCAGGTCGCGTCCGGCGAGGCCGCCGTAGGTGGGGAAGCCCTCGGTGAGGATCAGCATGTTGCGGACGGGATCCAGCCACTCCTCGCCGCGCAGCATGATGAAGCCGCCGATGTTCACCATCCCGTCCTTCTTGGCGCTCATGGTGCAGCCGTCGGCGTAGCTGAACATCTCCTGGCAGATGGCCTTGATGGGCGTGTCCTGGTAGCCGTCCTCGCGCAGCTTGATGAACATGGCGTTCTCGGCGAAGCGGCAGACGTCCATGATCAGGGGCTTGCCGTACTTCCGGAGAAGCTGCGAATAGGCGCGGAGATTGGCCATGGAGACCGGCTGCCCGCCGCCGGTGTTGTTGGTGACGGTGATCATCCCGAAGGGGATGCGGTCGCCTTCGGCCTTCAGCAGGGCCTCCACCCGCTCCAGGTCGATGTTTCCCTTGAAGGGGTGGATCAGGCTGGGCTGGAGGCCTTCGGGAATGACCAGATCCGCGGCCTCCACGCCGTTGAACTCGAGATTGGCGCGGGTGGTGTCGAAGTGGCAGTTGTTCGGCACCAGCTCGCCGCGCTTGCACACGGCGCTGAACAGCACCTTCTCGGCGGCGCGGCCCTGGTGGGTGGGAATGAAGTGGGCCATGCCCGTGATGTCCTGGAGCACCGCCTCCAGCCGGAAGAAGCTCTTGGCGCCGGCGTAGCTCTCGTCGCCGATCATGATGGCGCCCCACTGGGCGGAGCTCATGGCGCCCGTGCCCGAATCCGTGAGCCAGTCCAGCAGCACGTCCTCGGCCCGCAGCTTGAACACGTTGAGCTTGGCCGCTTCCAGCAGCTCCAGCCGCTCCTGGGCCGAGGTCATGCGGATGGGCTCCACCGACTTGATGCGGAAAGGCTCGATCATGGTGCGGGGCATGGCGGCTCCAGACGAAAGGCCCAGGGTACCGGAGCGCCCGGAGACCCGCATCACAAGGGGCTGGCGGCTCGGATCGCCTCCGGCGATGCTGGAAGGCTCGGAGTGAGCATGAGTCTTCTGTTGGCCGTCGATGTGGGCAACACCAACGTGGTGCTGGGAATCTACGATCTGTCAAAGGGTCCGGACTCCCCGCTGGTCTGTTCCTGGCGCCTCGCCACGAGCCGGGAGCGCACGGTCGACGAGTACGGCGTCTCCGCCCTGGCCCTCATGCGACACCAGGGGATCGAGGCCGGCCAGATCAAGCACGTGGCGATCTCCTGCGTGGTGCCGCCCCTGCATCCCATCCTGATGAGCCTGTCGAAGATCTACTTCGGGGTGGATGCCTTCTACGTGGAGCCCGGCGTCAAGACCGGCGTGAAAGTGCTCATCGACAACCCCGCGGAACTGGGCGCGGACCGGCTGGTGAACGCGGTGGCGGGCATCGAGGCCTACGGCGCGCCCCTGATCGTCGTCGACTTCGGGACGGCCACCACCTTCGACGTGGTGAACGCCAAGCGGGAGTACCTGGGCGGGCTGATCTGCCCGGGCCTGAAGATCAGCGCCGAGGCCCTGTTCCAGCGGGCCAGCCGCCTGCCGCGCGTGGAAGTGGCTGAGCCCGAGCGCCTGGTGGGACGAAACACTGTCCAGGCCATGCAATCGGGGATCTTCCACGGCTACGTCGGAATGGTGGACGGGATCCTGGAGCGCCTCCTCCAGGAGATCCCCGAGGCGGGCATCGTCGCCACGGGCGGTCTCGCCAAGGTCATCTCGCCGCACACCCGCCACATCCGGCGCGAAGCGCCGGATCTCACCCTCGATGGCCTCCGCATCTTGTGGCTGCGCAACCAGAGCAGCCGGAAATAGCGTGGCGGTGCTCCTGATCCGCCTGGCCGAGGTGGATTCCACCCAGGCCTTCCTGCGACGGAACGCCCATCTGGGCTTCTGCGCCGCGGTGGCGGACCGCCAGATCGAAGGCCGCGGCCGGCAGGGCAACCGCTGGGAGAGCGCGCCCGGCGCGGGGTTGTGGCTGTCGGCGGCCCTGCCTCCGCCCGCCGATGTGGCGCCCGGCATCCTCCTCCAGCGGGCCATGGCCGCCGCCGCGCGGATCCTGGATCCGGAGGGGAAGCACCTGGGCCTCAAGTGGCCCAACGACCTGGTGGCGTGGAGGGATGGCCGACTGGTGAAGCTGGGCGGGATCCTGGGGGAGCAGTCCGGCACCCGCCTGATCCTCGGCCTCGGCGTGAACCTCTTCTCGGCCCCCCACCTCCCGGAGCGGGCCATCCCCCCCGCCTGCCTGAAGGATCTGGGGCTGGCGTGTCCCGATCCCGCGGCGCTGGCCATTCCTATTCTTCATGCCTGGAATAACTTGGAGCAGGATTCTCAAGTCCTCTTTCGGTGGCCCGACGCGGGTGTGCCCATCCGCTGGGAGGATGGCCAAGGCACCTGCCTGGGCTGGGAGCGCGACGGGCGGCTGAAGGTCACCACCGCCGACGGCATCCGGCGGCTCAGCGCCGGGGACGTGTCGGGTCTGAACTGATCACAGGACCGCCCGGATCTCCGCCTCGGTGAGGATCTTGGGACTGTTCTTGGCGGTGCGGAGGATCCGGTCCACGCGGTCGGGGCTGGGGTCGTAGCCGTTCATCTCCAGCCAGTAGACGGCGTTGCTGCGCCCCGCCATGGGCCCGATCTCGATCTCCTGGCGCCGGCCCACCAGGGCGGCGGGCACGCCCGAATAGACGGCGTCGGCCAGGCCCACGTCGCCCCGGTGGAGCGCCTTCGCGATGGCGGCGGCGTGCACGCCGGTCCCGGTCCGGAAGGCGTCCCGCCCCAGCACAGGGTAATTGGCGGGGATCTCCACGCCGCACAATTCGGCCACCCGCGCGGCCAGCGCCGGCAAGCCCGACAGGTCGCCCTTGGGATGGCCCATCAGGTGCAGGTTGATCATCAGCTGGTCGAGGGCGACGTTGCCGCAGCGCTCGCCGATTCCCAGGATGCTGCCGTGGAGCCGGTCCGCTCCCGCCTCAAAGGCCGCGATGGCGTTGGCCACGCCCAATCCGCGGTCGTTGTGCCCGTGCCAATCCAGGCGGACGCTCCGGTCCTTCACGACTTCCTCTTTCACGAAGCGCACCAGGCGCCGCACCCCGTCGGGTGTGGCGTGGCCGCAGGTGTCCGACAGGCAGAGAGACTGGGCGCCCTCGTCCAGGGCGGCGCCGTAGACCGCTCGCAGCACGTCGGGACGGGCGCGGGTGGTGTCCTCGGTCACCATCATCACGGCCACCTCGTGGCGGCGGCAGAAGGCCACGGCCTGGCGGGCGGCGTCCACCAGGAAATCGAGGTCCCACCCTTCGACGTCCATGCGGATGGGACTGGAGCCCAGGAACACGCCCGCTTCCACCGGAAGACCCGCGCGCTGCTGGATCTCGGCCACCTGGGCCAAGTCGGCCTCCACCGTGCGGACAGCGACGTTGGGATGAAGGCGCAGCCGGTGGTCCCGGATCTCCACCATCAGGGCCCGGACGGCGGCCAAGACCTTGGGACCGGCGCCCGGCATCCCCAGGTCCAGCGCGTCCACCCCCAGCCGGGCCAGGCGATGCACCAGGTCGCGCTTGGCGGCGATGTCGGGATCCCGCACGGACGGGCTCTGGAGGCCGTCCCGCAGGGTCTCGTCGTTGAGCTGAGGAATGCGCGCATCGCCGGGCAGGGGATCGTTCCAGTCGTGGATCAGCTCGTCGAGGGTCATGGCCGTTCAGCCTACGGCGACTTCGAGCCGGCGGTCCAGCAGGGTCCCCAAAAGGGCGCCCTTGTCGAGGAAGGCGGCGGCCTCCGCTTCCACGTCCCCCGCGGCCTCCAGGCGGACGCGGAGAACTTCGTCGCTGATCTCCAGCGACAGATTCCGCACCGCCTGCCGCCGCCGTCCGTCGAGGGCGACCGCTCCCCGCAGGATGGCGGCCAGCTTCCGCACCACCTGTCGGTGCCAGGGCGCGAGGGCGCGGAACCCGTCGTGCCGGGCGTGGTGCGGCGGCTTGCCGCGGTGGAAGCGGACCACCTGGGCCAGCACGTCCACCTCTTCCGGCCAGAAGCCGGGCAGGGCGGCGTTCCGGACGAGGTACTCCCCGTGCTTGTGGTGCCCCTTCTCCGAGACGGAAAGCCCGATGTCGTGCAGCCGGGCGGCGAAGGCCAGCCACTGGCGCTCCGTGTCGCCCAGTTCGAAAAGGGGCTGGAGTCCTTCGAACAGCTGGTCCGCCAGCTTTGCGACGTGCAGGCTGTGGCCGGGGTCCGGATCCAGCCGCGCCGCCAGATGCTCGACGGACGCTCGGCGCCGGTCCGCCAGCGGCGGGATGGCCGCGCCCCCGTGCTTGAGGGCCTCCCAGATCATGCCTTCCCGGAGGCCCACCGGCAGGTGCCGCAACGGCGGGGCGCCCAGCCATTCCATGAGCGACAACGCCCAGATGGCGCCTACGTGGAGCACCTCCGCCCGCTTGGGATCCACGCCCAGCCGCGCGATCCGCTGGGCGGCGTCCGTCCGCCACAGCTTCAGCGCGTAGGCCCGCAGCTGTTCCAGGGTGAAGGCGCGGCCGCCGGCCGCCCCGCGGGCGAGATCCTCCAGCGTGCCCGACGTGCCCAGGATCAGCGCCGGCTCCGGCAGTTCGGAAGGAAGGTCTTTCCGGGCTTTTTTGAGGATACGGCGGATCATCTTCCGCAGGTGCCGGAGGTCGGCGGCGCTGGGCGGATCCGCCGTCTGGGCCGCGTCCGCCAGGCGCTGGAGGCCCCAGGGCAGGGAGATGCTGGCTGCGACGCGTCCTCCCTGGACCCAGGTGAGTTCGGTGCTTCCCCCGCCGATGTCCACCAGGGCCACGGGCTCCTGGGGGAAGGGGATGGCGTGGGACACGGCCTGATGGATGAGGCGGGCTTCCTCCTCCCCGGAGATCACCTGGATGGGCAGGCCCAGGGCCTCCGCTTCCAGGACGAAGGCCTGGGCGTTCTTCGCGTCCCGCAATGCCGCGGTCCCGCAGGCCATGACCGTCTCGCACGCGAAGCCCCGGATCACGCCGGCCATGCGCCCCAGGGCCTCCAGCCCCGCGCGGAAGGCCTCCGGCCCGATCTCGCCCGAGGTCGCCTCGCCGCGGGCCAGCCGCACCATCGCCTTCTCTCGGGCCAGAACCCGCTGTCCGCCTGCGGGATCGGCCTCCACCACCACCATGTGGATGGAATTCGATCCGACGTCGACGGCAGCGATCCGCATGGGACGATTGTGGCGACGGCGGCCGACGGCCACCAGGAATCTTCGGAGGTCCCGTGCTGCGCTGCCTGCTCCTCGCGCTTCTGGCGCTGCCGTTGTTCGCCCAGCAACTAGCCTTGAGCCTGGACGACGCCCCCTTCCTCCACCCGGCCCCCCGCATGGAGGCCCCCGCCCAGCACCGGGCGATGCAGGCGGCCCTGAAAGCGCGGAACGTCCGGGCCATCCTGTTCGCCAACGGCGTGAACGGCGGCGACACGCCGGAGGGGAAGGCCCTTCTTCGGACCTGGGGCGAAGCCGGCCATCTCCTGGCCAACCACAGCTACAGCCACCGGGACTTCAACCGGGAGGACGTTTCGCTGGAGGCCTACGAAGCGGACGCTGTGAAGGGCGAAGCCATCATCCGCGACCTGCCGGGCTTCACCCGGCTCTACCGCTACCCCTTTCTCCGCGCCGGAAATACCGCGGCCAAGCGCGACGGGTTCTACGCCTTCCTGAAAGCGCGGAACTACGCCATCGGCCACGTCAGCATCGACACGGCGGACTACCTGCTGGACGAACGCCTGCGAAAGCGTCTTGAGAAGGAACCCGGCGCGGACCTCGCCCCCTACCGCGATCTCTACCTCAAGCACCTGTGGGCCTGCGCCCGGTTCTACGACGCGTGGAGCCGCGATATCTTCGGGCGCGAGATTCCCCACGTCATCCTGATGCACAGCCGCCTGCTCAACGGCTTCTTCCTGGGCGACGTCATCGACTTCTTCCGCGGAAAGGGCTGGACCTGGATCGACCCCATGAGCGCCTTCCGGGATTCTGCCTACGCGCTCATGCCCAGGAACCTGCCCGCCGGCGAGGCGCTGGCCGACGCTGTCTCCGCCGAGCGCGGGCGGAAGGGTTTCGTCCAAGCCTGGCGGGACGGGCACACGGGCCCTGACGACCTGCTGTTCTCCGAGCGCCGGCTGACGGAGCGGATGGATCAGTTGGGGCTGTAAGGGGCGGAAGGAGTGTGGTCGAATGGTGATCCATTCATCATCAAAGCAAAGGAGCCTCGCATGTTCCGCCCCTGGTTCATCGGATTGATCCTTGGCGCAAGCCTCACCGCCGCTCAGCCGGCGCCCCGGACGCAGGCGTGGGTGCTCGCGCTGGATGGGCGCGGCGGGGTGGTGGGCGATCTGAAACCCGAGGAATTCCAGGTGAAGGTCGAAGGGAAAGGCCGGTCCGTGGTCCAGGTGAAGACCCCTGCCCAGACCGCCGAAGCCGCCCAGTCCTGGACCTTGGTGTTCGAGCCCATCCGGGATACCAACCTCCGGGCGGTGGCCTTCGTCGCCGCGGCCGATTTCCTGACGAAGGTCCCGGAAGGGGACCGCGTGTTCATCGCGGCGCGGGGGAAGGACTCGCTGGAATCCCTGATGCCGGGCTTCTCCGCGCGTCGGAGCGTATGGGCCGCGGCCCTCGCCCGGGTGCCGGACATGCTTCCCGAGAGCTTCGTCGGAAGTCCGAAGGAGAGTCTCCAGGGATTGGGATTCAACCCCTCATTTGCCGATCAGCCCGAAGGGCCGGAAGGCCAGGAGGCCTTGATGGCGCTCGTGGCGAAGTTCCGATCCGGCGCTCCCGGCTGGGCCAAGGGCACCAATGATCTCCGCGGCGTGAATGTCCTCGACCGCCTCAACTTCAACAATCCGTCCTACATCACGGGGCTGCTCGCTACCATCGCCCGGGAATCGAAGGCGCTGGAATCCGTCCTCGACCATCTCGCGCCGCTCCCAGGACAGAAGCACATGGTCGTCTTCTCCCGCTGCGAAGCGGACGACATGTCCCATCCCAGCGTGAAGCGGGCCATGACGCAGCGCTTCCGACGCGAACGGGGCGACGCCGGAGGACCGGCGGAATCCGCCACCCTTGCGACCCGCGACATGACCATCCTCCAGGCTTCCTTGCGAGCCAAGGCCGCAGAAGCGGGAGTCACCCTCTTCTCCGTGGCGGGAGCGGGACAGAATGTCCTGGGTCACGTGGGAGCGGTGGCCTCCGCCACGGGAGGCTTCTCATTCCCCTTGAACACGGGGATCGAAACCACCTTCGGGCAGGGCATCCAGGTATTCGGGTCCCGCTATCTCGTCGCGTGGAGCGAGGATGCCGCCCCCCAGAAAGCGGGAAGCCTGGAGATCGCCACGACGCGGAAGGACGTGAAGCTGGTCCTGCAGGCGACCCGCTAGCCCGCCGCCTGCCTGACTCCTGGTAACCGTTGCGCGCACCCGCCGCGCCCGGCCATGCTCGATCCACATTCCGAGGTGACCCCATGGCGTTGACGGTGGACGGCATTTTCGCGCTGATGCCCGAGCTTTTTCTTCCGGAAAAGGCGCAGGGGCTCACGGTTTCCGTCTACTACCAGGTGACCGGAGAAGGCGGGGGCGACTACACCTGCCTGATCGAGAACGGCGCCTTTTCGCTGAAGCGCGAACCCAAGCCCGACGCCACGTCGGTGGTGGTCATCGGCGCCGAGGACTGGATCGCCCTCAACGAGGGGAAGCTCGATCCGATGCAGGCCTTCATGACCGGCAAGCTGAAGGGCACCGGCGACCTGGGGCTGCTCCAGAAGTTCCCCAAGTTCTTCAAGAAGCCCCAGAAGCAGGGCGGTCCCGTGAAGGCGCTGAAGGAGCTGGTCCCGGCGCGGTTGGCCCTGGCCGGCGCGGGGATCAAGGTCAGCGTGGGCGCCGACCATTGGGGTGAGGGCGCCGAGGTGAGCGGCGAGGAGGCCGCCGTGCGGGCCCTCGTCTCCGGCATCTCGGATCCTGGTCCCGCCCTTCTGGGCGGACAGCTCCGGTTCTCGGGCGATCCCGCCCTGCTTCGCCAGGCCTGGAAGGCCTGGTCGGCGGAACCGGAGATCGCGTTCCCCGACACCCCCGGCGGCAAGGCCCTCGCCACCCTCCGGAAGCGCTACAAGGGTGGCGCCACCGGCACCCTGGAAGTGAAGGTGGATGGCGTGCCCTACCGGCTGGACTTCAGCCCCGAAGGCCTCTCCCTGCGGCCCGGGGAGGTGGAGGGCGGCGCTGCCCTGGGCATCTCGGATGGGGACTTCGCGGCCCTGAATGCCGGCAAGCTGAACCTCGTGGCGGCCCTGCTGGGCGGAGCCATCACCGTGAAGGGCGACATGAGCCAGGTGGCCGCCTACACGGCCCACTTCGACGCCGACGTGAACCCGGCCCAGGGGCTCCTGGAATCCATGCCCGAGCGGTTCAATCCGGAAAAGGCGGGCGATCTGGAGGCCGCCGTGGGCTATCAGATCGACGATCTGGCTTACACATTGTTCATCCGAAACGGCGTATGTCTGGTCTTCCCTCGCCTGATGAAGCCCTGTGATACGCTCCTCAAAGCGAAGGCCGACGACTTCGTCGCAATGAGCACCGGAACGCTGAACGCCCAGGAGGCCTTCATGACCGGCAAGATCCAGATCGAGGGCGATCCCCTGCTCATGCAGAAGGTGGCGAAGAGCTTCAAGCGGCCGCAGGCCTAGGAGGCGACGTGGCCGGCGAGAGCGCACCCAAAGTCCGGAGGCCTCTTCTGGCGCGGGACGGCGTGGTGCGCGCCGTCAAGTTCATCCCCCGCATGGTGAAACCCGCTTCCGAAAGCACCGCGGCTCCCGCCATGGGAGCGGAAATGATCTGTTCCGGCCACTGCGGGCGCTGCCGGTGCAACCCCTGCCGCTTGCACACCCCGGCCTGATCGCGAGAGCGGATCAGGCGTCTTCCCACAGCTCCCGCAGCCGCTGGTAGCCGGTCCGGCTGACGGGGAGCCGCGCGCCGTCCCGCAGCACGGCGTCCCGATGTTCCTTGGTGTCCTGCTCGACCCGCACCAGCCGGTCCAGGTTGAGGATGTAGCTGCGGTGGATGCGGATGAAGCGCGCCGGATCGAGCTGGGATTCCAGGCTGGCCAGGGTCTGCTGCTTCAGCAGGTTCTTGCCCTCCGTCCGCAGGAGGACGTAGTCGTCCTGGGCCTGGATCCAGTCCAGGCGGTCCAGATGGACGACGGTCACCTTGGGACCGTCCTTGACGACGATCCGCTCCACGGGTTTCCCCTGGCGGGCCGCGGCCGCCAGTTCCGTGGCGGGGGGAGGAGCGGGCTGGGAGGTTCGGAGGCTGCGCGCCTTGGCCACGGCGGCATCGAACCGCTCCCTGGAGAAGGGCTTGAGGAGGTAGTCCACCGCGTGGGCCTCGAAGGCCCGCATGGCGTGCTGATCGTAGGCGGTGACGAAGACGACGGCGGGCCGCTTGCCCTCGGCCTCCAGTAGCTCCAGGACCTCGAAGCCGTCCAGCTTGGGCATCTGGATGTCCAGGAAGATCAGATCCGGCTGGTGCTGGGCCGCGGCCTTCAGGGCCTCGAACCCGTTGGCGCACTCGGCGGCCACCTCCACGTCCGGATGGGCGGCCAGATGCTCGCGCACCACCGCGCGGGCCAGATCCTCGTCGTCGATGATGAGGGCTCT comes from the Geothrix sp. 21YS21S-4 genome and includes:
- a CDS encoding polysaccharide deacetylase family protein; translation: MLRCLLLALLALPLFAQQLALSLDDAPFLHPAPRMEAPAQHRAMQAALKARNVRAILFANGVNGGDTPEGKALLRTWGEAGHLLANHSYSHRDFNREDVSLEAYEADAVKGEAIIRDLPGFTRLYRYPFLRAGNTAAKRDGFYAFLKARNYAIGHVSIDTADYLLDERLRKRLEKEPGADLAPYRDLYLKHLWACARFYDAWSRDIFGREIPHVILMHSRLLNGFFLGDVIDFFRGKGWTWIDPMSAFRDSAYALMPRNLPAGEALADAVSAERGRKGFVQAWRDGHTGPDDLLFSERRLTERMDQLGL
- a CDS encoding biotin--[acetyl-CoA-carboxylase] ligase, translating into MAVLLIRLAEVDSTQAFLRRNAHLGFCAAVADRQIEGRGRQGNRWESAPGAGLWLSAALPPPADVAPGILLQRAMAAAARILDPEGKHLGLKWPNDLVAWRDGRLVKLGGILGEQSGTRLILGLGVNLFSAPHLPERAIPPACLKDLGLACPDPAALAIPILHAWNNLEQDSQVLFRWPDAGVPIRWEDGQGTCLGWERDGRLKVTTADGIRRLSAGDVSGLN
- a CDS encoding SCP2 sterol-binding domain-containing protein, with the protein product MALTVDGIFALMPELFLPEKAQGLTVSVYYQVTGEGGGDYTCLIENGAFSLKREPKPDATSVVVIGAEDWIALNEGKLDPMQAFMTGKLKGTGDLGLLQKFPKFFKKPQKQGGPVKALKELVPARLALAGAGIKVSVGADHWGEGAEVSGEEAAVRALVSGISDPGPALLGGQLRFSGDPALLRQAWKAWSAEPEIAFPDTPGGKALATLRKRYKGGATGTLEVKVDGVPYRLDFSPEGLSLRPGEVEGGAALGISDGDFAALNAGKLNLVAALLGGAITVKGDMSQVAAYTAHFDADVNPAQGLLESMPERFNPEKAGDLEAAVGYQIDDLAYTLFIRNGVCLVFPRLMKPCDTLLKAKADDFVAMSTGTLNAQEAFMTGKIQIEGDPLLMQKVAKSFKRPQA
- a CDS encoding LeuA family protein, with the protein product MTLDELIHDWNDPLPGDARIPQLNDETLRDGLQSPSVRDPDIAAKRDLVHRLARLGVDALDLGMPGAGPKVLAAVRALMVEIRDHRLRLHPNVAVRTVEADLAQVAEIQQRAGLPVEAGVFLGSSPIRMDVEGWDLDFLVDAARQAVAFCRRHEVAVMMVTEDTTRARPDVLRAVYGAALDEGAQSLCLSDTCGHATPDGVRRLVRFVKEEVVKDRSVRLDWHGHNDRGLGVANAIAAFEAGADRLHGSILGIGERCGNVALDQLMINLHLMGHPKGDLSGLPALAARVAELCGVEIPANYPVLGRDAFRTGTGVHAAAIAKALHRGDVGLADAVYSGVPAALVGRRQEIEIGPMAGRSNAVYWLEMNGYDPSPDRVDRILRTAKNSPKILTEAEIRAVL
- a CDS encoding Ppx/GppA phosphatase family protein yields the protein MRIAAVDVGSNSIHMVVVEADPAGGQRVLAREKAMVRLARGEATSGEIGPEAFRAGLEALGRMAGVIRGFACETVMACGTAALRDAKNAQAFVLEAEALGLPIQVISGEEEARLIHQAVSHAIPFPQEPVALVDIGGGSTELTWVQGGRVAASISLPWGLQRLADAAQTADPPSAADLRHLRKMIRRILKKARKDLPSELPEPALILGTSGTLEDLARGAAGGRAFTLEQLRAYALKLWRTDAAQRIARLGVDPKRAEVLHVGAIWALSLMEWLGAPPLRHLPVGLREGMIWEALKHGGAAIPPLADRRRASVEHLAARLDPDPGHSLHVAKLADQLFEGLQPLFELGDTERQWLAFAARLHDIGLSVSEKGHHKHGEYLVRNAALPGFWPEEVDVLAQVVRFHRGKPPHHARHDGFRALAPWHRQVVRKLAAILRGAVALDGRRRQAVRNLSLEISDEVLRVRLEAAGDVEAEAAAFLDKGALLGTLLDRRLEVAVG
- a CDS encoding LytTR family DNA-binding domain-containing protein, producing MRALIIDDEDLARAVVREHLAAHPDVEVAAECANGFEALKAAAQHQPDLIFLDIQMPKLDGFEVLELLEAEGKRPAVVFVTAYDQHAMRAFEAHAVDYLLKPFSRERFDAAVAKARSLRTSQPAPPPATELAAAARQGKPVERIVVKDGPKVTVVHLDRLDWIQAQDDYVLLRTEGKNLLKQQTLASLESQLDPARFIRIHRSYILNLDRLVRVEQDTKEHRDAVLRDGARLPVSRTGYQRLRELWEDA
- a CDS encoding type III pantothenate kinase, coding for MSLLLAVDVGNTNVVLGIYDLSKGPDSPLVCSWRLATSRERTVDEYGVSALALMRHQGIEAGQIKHVAISCVVPPLHPILMSLSKIYFGVDAFYVEPGVKTGVKVLIDNPAELGADRLVNAVAGIEAYGAPLIVVDFGTATTFDVVNAKREYLGGLICPGLKISAEALFQRASRLPRVEVAEPERLVGRNTVQAMQSGIFHGYVGMVDGILERLLQEIPEAGIVATGGLAKVISPHTRHIRREAPDLTLDGLRILWLRNQSSRK
- a CDS encoding tryptophanase yields the protein MPRTMIEPFRIKSVEPIRMTSAQERLELLEAAKLNVFKLRAEDVLLDWLTDSGTGAMSSAQWGAIMIGDESYAGAKSFFRLEAVLQDITGMAHFIPTHQGRAAEKVLFSAVCKRGELVPNNCHFDTTRANLEFNGVEAADLVIPEGLQPSLIHPFKGNIDLERVEALLKAEGDRIPFGMITVTNNTGGGQPVSMANLRAYSQLLRKYGKPLIMDVCRFAENAMFIKLREDGYQDTPIKAICQEMFSYADGCTMSAKKDGMVNIGGFIMLRGEEWLDPVRNMLILTEGFPTYGGLAGRDLEALAVGLEEGMEESYLRYRLRTAEYLGEKLEAAGVGFVKPTGGHAVYIDAKTVLPDMPVAQYPAWALCNALYLEGGIRGVEIGSVMFGKRLEDGTETFHSMELVRLAFPRRMYTQSHFDFAAEVIAEVKAKAKEIRGVKLVKQSQYLRHFTAEMAWA
- a CDS encoding ABC-F family ATP-binding cassette domain-containing protein, translating into MLASLNHVDLRFGPQEVLKDVTWAIQEGECWGVIGRNGAGKSTVFKLLLAQLEADAGTVVRPTKERGIRMGHYAQDLVPETQGSVLEEALAAFGDVERLQHEMRDLEHRMGEAGADLADVMARYETVTEAFERLDGFSIRARAESILQSLGFAASDFERPVETLSGGQKSRVMLAKAILQGQDLLLLDEPTNHLDLPSLRWLEDFIQATDATVAVISHDRYFLDKIATEILELELGRSRVYEGNYSEFMEKKEQELELLERHYEQQQTYIKKQEEYIRRNIAGQNTKQARGRRTHLSKLDRIQKPLQDRRKVKFSFPETQRSGDVALVLENASVGWGGKPLYAPVEQLQIKRGQKLGIVGLNGTGKSTLLKAVAEEIPFITGRARLGSQVKLGYFDQHHKNLDQRNTVFQQIHGVNPQAVKQDVLGFLAKFQFRGDDVDKPVTALSGGERARLSIATLIRQGVNLLLLDEPTNHMDIPSMEAMEDTILSFSGAAIVVTHDRYLLGRVADSLLRIHEGKAELREGGYEDHQAWVDLDLGAEDEAGSVEPEPPKKVEKKPEPPVKAAPAAKALSPAKPQGPIDKDKQRAVKRFEKHVAEAEAKVGELEARLASIQKEMATMDPAGWQAFSAKLDAQKGLEADLAYAMSDWEAAQGALEEAQR